Proteins encoded in a region of the Streptomyces sp. NBC_00310 genome:
- a CDS encoding DUF2017 domain-containing protein, protein MPGQFESLPGGGAAVALDEVEISIIRSLAVQLLELIGPGPAEDSGDDPLAELFAEGPSEPPKDPVLLRLFPDAYSDPEGTPTARQAEEQRAYSSEFRRFTENDLRAGKREKALVVIHSLDALAATGEGGAVLKLSADDSRQWLGCLNDLRLAIGSRLDVVDEEDTDLLYRLPDEDPRKPMVMAYLWLGGLQDSLVTTLMS, encoded by the coding sequence ATGCCAGGACAATTCGAATCGCTCCCCGGCGGCGGCGCGGCCGTCGCACTCGACGAGGTCGAGATCTCCATCATCCGCTCGCTGGCGGTGCAGCTCCTGGAGCTGATCGGCCCGGGCCCGGCCGAGGACTCCGGCGACGACCCGCTCGCCGAACTCTTCGCCGAGGGCCCCAGCGAGCCGCCCAAGGACCCCGTCCTGCTCCGGCTGTTCCCGGACGCCTACAGCGACCCCGAGGGCACCCCGACGGCCCGGCAGGCGGAGGAGCAGCGGGCGTACTCCTCGGAGTTCCGCCGCTTCACCGAGAACGACCTGCGGGCCGGCAAGCGCGAGAAGGCCCTCGTGGTGATCCACTCCCTGGACGCGCTGGCGGCGACCGGTGAGGGCGGAGCCGTACTGAAGCTGTCGGCGGACGACTCCCGGCAGTGGCTCGGCTGCCTCAACGACCTGCGCCTGGCCATCGGCTCCCGGCTCGACGTCGTCGACGAGGAGGACACCGACCTCCTCTACCGCCTCCCGGACGAGGACCCGCGCAAGCCGATGGTGATGGCCTATCTGTGGCTGGGCGGTCTGCAGGACTCGCTCGTCACGACGCTGATGTCCTGA
- a CDS encoding isochorismatase family protein — protein MRRALIVVDVQNDFCEGGSLAVAGGADVAAAVTELIGQAAGPGYQHVVATRDHHIAPGGHFSDNPDYVHSWPAHCVAGTEGVGFHPNFAPVIASGAVDAVFDKGAYSAAYSGFEGADENGVTLADWLRARDITEIDVVGIATDHCVRATALDSAREGFRTQVLLDLTAGVSEETTERALEELREAGVELSGKPVV, from the coding sequence ATGCGCCGCGCCTTGATCGTCGTCGACGTGCAGAACGACTTCTGCGAGGGGGGCAGCCTCGCCGTGGCCGGCGGTGCCGATGTGGCCGCCGCCGTCACCGAGCTGATCGGCCAGGCGGCCGGCCCCGGCTACCAGCACGTGGTGGCCACCCGTGACCACCACATCGCACCCGGCGGCCACTTCTCCGACAACCCCGACTACGTCCACTCCTGGCCCGCCCACTGTGTCGCCGGCACGGAGGGGGTCGGGTTCCACCCCAACTTCGCCCCGGTGATCGCCTCCGGCGCGGTCGACGCCGTCTTCGACAAGGGGGCGTACTCCGCTGCCTACAGCGGTTTCGAGGGCGCCGACGAGAACGGCGTCACCCTCGCCGACTGGCTCCGCGCCCGCGACATCACCGAGATCGACGTCGTCGGCATCGCCACGGACCACTGCGTACGGGCCACCGCCCTGGACTCCGCGAGAGAGGGCTTCCGCACCCAGGTACTGCTGGACCTGACCGCCGGGGTGTCCGAGGAGACGACCGAGCGGGCCTTGGAGGAGCTACGGGAGGCGGGCGTGGAACTCTCGGGCAAGCCGGTGGTGTAG
- a CDS encoding nicotinate phosphoribosyltransferase, with amino-acid sequence MNTADLGLPVDVPSTALFTDHYELTMLQAALKAGTAERRSVFEVFTRRLPEGRRYGVVAGTGRVLDAVENFRFDPGVLGFLRERSVIDAETLDWLAGYRFSGDVWGYQEGEVYFPGSPIMRVEGTFAECVLLETVILSILNHDSAIAAAASRMSSAAGGRPLIEMGARRTHELAAVAASRAAYLGGFTSTSDLAAGFRYGIPTVGTSAHAFTLLHDRERDAFQAQVDSLGRNTTLLVDTYDVTEAVRTAVEVAGPELGAVRIDSGDLLLVAHRVRQQLDELGATETRIIVTSDLDEYAIASLAAAPVDAYGVGTQLVTGSGHPTCSMVYKLVARAESADPTEPLVPVAKKSTGGKTSVGGRKWAARRLDEHGVAEAEVVGTGPVPEELKDRQLLVRLIEDGRVLSRESLDVVRERHAAARANLPLSATQLSRGEAVIPTEYV; translated from the coding sequence ATGAACACAGCGGACCTTGGTTTGCCGGTTGACGTCCCCTCGACCGCGCTCTTCACGGACCACTACGAACTCACGATGCTGCAGGCCGCGTTGAAAGCGGGTACGGCCGAGCGGCGTTCGGTGTTCGAGGTCTTCACACGGCGGTTGCCGGAGGGACGGCGGTACGGCGTGGTCGCCGGCACCGGGCGGGTACTGGACGCGGTCGAGAACTTCCGTTTCGACCCGGGCGTCCTCGGCTTCCTGCGCGAGCGCTCCGTCATCGACGCGGAGACCCTCGACTGGCTCGCCGGCTACCGCTTCAGCGGGGACGTGTGGGGCTACCAGGAGGGCGAGGTGTACTTCCCGGGCTCGCCGATCATGCGGGTCGAGGGCACCTTCGCGGAGTGCGTCCTCCTGGAGACCGTGATCCTGTCCATCCTCAACCACGACTCGGCCATCGCGGCCGCCGCCTCCCGGATGTCGAGCGCCGCCGGAGGGCGCCCGCTGATCGAGATGGGCGCCCGGCGCACGCACGAGCTGGCCGCCGTGGCCGCCTCGCGCGCCGCGTACCTCGGCGGCTTCACCTCCACCTCGGACCTGGCCGCCGGCTTCCGCTACGGCATACCGACGGTCGGCACCAGCGCCCACGCCTTCACCCTGCTCCACGACCGCGAGCGGGACGCCTTCCAGGCGCAGGTGGACTCGCTGGGCCGGAACACCACCCTGCTCGTCGACACGTACGACGTCACCGAGGCCGTACGGACCGCCGTGGAGGTCGCCGGGCCCGAGCTCGGCGCCGTGCGCATCGACTCCGGTGACCTGCTCCTCGTCGCCCACCGGGTGCGGCAGCAGCTGGACGAGCTGGGCGCGACCGAGACGCGGATCATCGTGACCTCGGACCTCGACGAGTACGCCATCGCCTCGCTGGCGGCGGCGCCGGTGGACGCGTACGGCGTCGGCACGCAGCTGGTGACCGGGTCCGGGCACCCCACCTGCTCGATGGTCTACAAGCTCGTCGCCCGCGCGGAGTCCGCGGACCCCACGGAGCCGCTGGTGCCCGTGGCGAAGAAGTCCACCGGCGGGAAGACGTCCGTCGGGGGCCGCAAGTGGGCGGCCCGGCGGCTGGACGAGCACGGCGTCGCGGAGGCCGAGGTCGTCGGCACCGGGCCCGTCCCCGAAGAGCTCAAGGACCGGCAGCTCCTGGTCCGCCTGATCGAGGACGGCCGGGTGCTCTCCCGGGAGTCGCTGGACGTCGTACGCGAGCGGCACGCGGCCGCGCGGGCGAACCTGCCGCTGTCGGCGACGCAGCTGTCGCGCGGGGAAGCGGTCATTCCGACGGAGTACGTCTGA
- a CDS encoding amino acid permease, protein MTSAQVNKNGDEAVRGDTPEEGYERGLGSRQVQMIAIGGAIGVGLFLGAGANIAKAGPSLIFMYALAGVIIFFIMRALGELLLYRPVSGSFAEYSREFLGPFFGYFTGWTYWLMWVVTGMAELTAAAIYVNYWWPEIPRWVTALVFLVVLFGANLISVKLFGEIEFWFSMVKVTALLGMIVIGLGVLTFGFSAAGDTAAVSNLWAFDGFFPKGVGSSLMTLQGVMFAYLAVELVGVTAGESENPEKTLPKAINTLPWRIALFYVGALTVILCVVKWTEFAPGVSPFVAAFAKIGIPAGAAIVNFVVLTAALSSCNSGMYSTGRMLRTLADNGEAPRVFSRLSTTKTPAFGITVSVLFMGIGVILNYIVPEKAFGYVVSVATAAGIWTWLMILISHVLYRRGVDAGRLPASSFPAPGGAKCSWVAIVFLLFVTGLIAYDADSRVCLYVMAGWAVALGIGWAVLKSRNPEVTDRRDAEFEKVG, encoded by the coding sequence ATGACCTCCGCTCAGGTCAACAAGAACGGCGACGAGGCCGTCCGTGGCGACACCCCCGAAGAGGGGTACGAGCGCGGGCTCGGCAGCCGCCAGGTCCAGATGATCGCGATCGGCGGCGCCATCGGCGTCGGCCTCTTCCTGGGAGCCGGGGCGAACATCGCCAAGGCCGGCCCCAGCCTGATCTTCATGTACGCCCTCGCCGGCGTCATCATCTTCTTCATCATGCGGGCGCTCGGCGAGCTGCTCCTGTACCGCCCGGTCTCCGGCTCCTTCGCGGAGTACTCCCGCGAGTTCCTCGGCCCGTTCTTCGGCTACTTCACCGGCTGGACGTACTGGCTGATGTGGGTCGTCACCGGCATGGCCGAACTCACGGCCGCCGCGATCTACGTCAACTACTGGTGGCCGGAGATCCCGCGTTGGGTGACCGCCCTGGTCTTCCTGGTGGTCCTCTTCGGCGCCAACCTGATCTCGGTGAAGCTCTTCGGCGAGATCGAGTTCTGGTTCTCGATGGTCAAGGTCACCGCCCTGCTCGGCATGATCGTGATCGGCCTCGGCGTCCTCACCTTCGGCTTCAGCGCCGCCGGCGACACCGCCGCCGTCTCCAACCTCTGGGCCTTCGACGGCTTCTTCCCCAAGGGCGTCGGCTCCTCCCTGATGACCCTCCAGGGCGTGATGTTCGCCTACCTCGCCGTCGAGCTGGTCGGCGTCACCGCCGGTGAGTCCGAGAACCCGGAGAAGACCCTCCCCAAGGCCATCAACACCCTGCCCTGGCGGATCGCGCTCTTCTACGTCGGCGCCCTCACCGTCATCCTCTGCGTGGTGAAGTGGACCGAGTTCGCGCCCGGCGTGAGCCCCTTCGTCGCCGCCTTCGCCAAGATCGGCATCCCGGCGGGCGCCGCCATCGTCAACTTCGTGGTGCTGACGGCGGCCCTGTCCTCCTGTAACTCGGGCATGTACTCCACCGGCCGCATGCTGCGCACCCTCGCGGACAACGGCGAGGCCCCCCGGGTCTTCAGCAGGCTGTCGACGACGAAGACCCCGGCGTTCGGCATCACCGTCTCCGTGCTCTTCATGGGCATCGGCGTGATCCTGAACTACATCGTCCCGGAGAAGGCCTTCGGCTACGTCGTCTCCGTCGCCACCGCGGCCGGCATCTGGACCTGGCTGATGATCCTGATCAGCCACGTCCTCTACCGCCGCGGCGTCGACGCCGGCCGCCTGCCCGCCTCGTCCTTCCCGGCCCCGGGCGGCGCGAAGTGCAGCTGGGTCGCCATCGTCTTCCTGCTCTTCGTCACCGGCCTCATCGCCTACGACGCCGACTCCCGTGTCTGCCTGTACGTCATGGCCGGCTGGGCGGTGGCCCTCGGCATCGGCTGGGCCGTGCTGAAGTCCCGCAACCCGGAGGTCACCGACCGCCGTGATGCGGAGTTCGAGAAGGTCGGCTGA
- the clpS gene encoding ATP-dependent Clp protease adapter ClpS, with protein sequence MGRVTAAAPMEIEKTESAEEVFAVPEPDVPWVTIVHNDPVNLMSYVTYVFQTYFGYSKDKATKLMLDVHHKGRAVVSSGTREEMERDVQAMHGYGLWATLQQDRK encoded by the coding sequence ATGGGCCGTGTGACGGCAGCCGCACCCATGGAGATCGAGAAGACCGAGTCGGCGGAGGAGGTCTTCGCCGTACCCGAACCCGACGTTCCGTGGGTGACGATCGTCCACAACGATCCGGTGAACCTCATGAGCTATGTGACGTATGTCTTCCAGACGTACTTCGGGTACTCGAAGGACAAAGCCACCAAGCTCATGCTCGACGTCCACCACAAGGGCCGCGCGGTCGTCTCCAGCGGAACACGCGAGGAGATGGAACGCGACGTGCAGGCCATGCACGGCTACGGTCTGTGGGCCACCCTCCAGCAGGACCGGAAGTAG